Proteins co-encoded in one Tachysurus fulvidraco isolate hzauxx_2018 chromosome 17, HZAU_PFXX_2.0, whole genome shotgun sequence genomic window:
- the LOC125139252 gene encoding regakine-1-like, producing the protein MNRVFLVLGFVLIMALYSDANLEAMKVMGEVEPCCFSYFIGKIPPKQILQVNPTGSHCPQKGFIVTTPKYPNLCVREVIINGQRVTP; encoded by the exons ATGAATCGTGTGTTTCTGGTCCTGGGCTTCGTCCTGATCATGGCGCTCTACTCAGATGCTAACT taGAAGCTATGAAAGTTATGGGAGAAGTCGAGCCTTGCTGTTTCAGCTACTTCATTGGAAAAATTCCTCCCAAACAAATCCTGCAGGTTAATCCGACAGGCTCACACTGTCCACAGAAAGGTTTCAT tgttacTACTCCTAAATATCCCAATCTGTGTGTTCGTGAAGTCATCATCAATGGACAACGCGTTACACCTTAA